Genomic segment of Arachis hypogaea cultivar Tifrunner chromosome 11, arahy.Tifrunner.gnm2.J5K5, whole genome shotgun sequence:
AACTACTCTCTTTAAACTGAAAATTTATGCAGTGTCAAGATTCATAACaaatagtaaaattaaaaaatttgataattaaaacttttaaaaatattaaaccaTTTTCTCTTGCGTTGCATGTGATACTTCTCTTTTGCACTATTTACATATAGAATAAATATGTCGCTTTTTATATCTTCATAATCTACTTTCAAAATTTATCTTTCCCTTTattttaagagtttaattttaatgcactgatatataaaatattttatagacGCAATCAATgtgaaaagtaattatttttgctGATATAACATTATACAATTAGATGCATACATAAAACTACTTTACATTcacagtacatcaaaattaaataaataaaaaaagttaagaaaaatgaaagaaatatacATAAGAATATAGTCCTAAAAATACTAGTCACCACTCTCATGTCAATGCATCATAGCCACAtgtcaatttaattttcaaaagaaTTTGGAAATTAATTTTCCAATTACTAAATTGATATTCTACGTATCAAAACCTTTAATATCAATACAGTTCGCAGTACTCCGTAGGGCTGCAACCACAATCTATATTGCAACCTGTTATGGTTTTATATATATACTACTAAATAAGAAATGAAATGATAAATTTAAACCAAAGAAACAATATAGTGACATAATTTAAACAAACTCCCTTCCACTATAGAAAGATATGATACAAAACCGAATCAAATTTTAAACCAAAATCCAAATTCGGAAACATGTTTAAATATATCTGCTCACACACACAAGTGTGCACACAAAAATGGGGACTTAGTAGTCCCAAGAACTGCATCCACCATAGAGGTGAATCTGAACCAGAGCTTCATTCCCAATCATATACAATTGGCTTTCTTCTGAGTACCAAACCCATCATCAAAAAGGGCTCTTCTCTCATAGAGCATAGTGATGGTTGGGCCACCTTGGATATGCACGTTTGAATAGATTCATGCAAATAGTATCACGCTGTTCAAGAACCCCATTCAGAAGGCACTTCATTGCTCCTGAAACAACACAGCAGAATAATGATCACTGTCATTTAACCAAAAATTAAACAAGCTTTGAAGTACAAACTTCATCTACAATGTATCCATCGATTATAACTCGTGTGAAATTAGGCGCTCAAGTAAAAAATCCTCATAGAACCCCAGGGAAGCATTTCTCCCATAATTCCTATTACAGTGAGGAAATTAAACCAAACACAGTCCATATAATGTGTCACAAACTCATAATTGAGAATCAAGATATAAATACTTTCAACCTATATAACACAATTAGCTTGCCAGGTGGTTTATTAGCAATTGATGGTAAAGGTTTCAAACATAATTAACGTACCATGTGTGCCGACAGGCTCTTTGATCCGTCCACGAAGACCACGCTTTGTATAAAGCTCTACAGGCTGCAATCGCCATAAGAAATCTCATTAGGATGACAATTCACCAGATACATTTTCGGACAGTTTACTTTCAATATTCTGCATTATCATTCAAAGAGAATCTGAAGATTCCAGGAACTCTCACCTTAAACCATTTAACATCCTCTGGATTATAGAACATGTGTTTCACGGAGGCCTTGCGTTTTGATACTCTCTGGGGGTAACTGCACCAGGAAAATGATTAATTACTTCCAATCATCATCAAAATGTAAATTCTATCACTGTTGCACAGCGgtgaaattgcaataacaccATTTCTTTGGAAAAGGTGTCAATCGCAAAAGTTATCAAATGGTTGATCTTAACAAAAAATATCAACATACCCTGTCAAAATAACCCGTTTAAGGATTATCCTATCGGGATCAATGGACTTAAGTGAGCCAACGGCAACCACAGCAGGTGCTACATCCTCTCCAGTTCTTTTTAAGATGATTGAAGGAAGAGGTGGAAATGATATAGGCGCATAAATTGAAGCAACTGAAAAGCGCCCAGGATGCAGAAACCTCTCCATCTTGTTCTTGTCTGTATTGATATATTCACTAGAGAAAAGTGGCCTGCAAAAAAATCATTATTACCTCTACTGTTTCCTAAGATCTATTAAATGACATGGTTGTTCAAATAGACTACCATACCTGCCAACAAATTGCCGAAACCCAACATGAAATAATAACTCCTCCTTGGATTTGATGGGCAAATCATATGTTTCGTTCTTCTTCACACTACACAACAAAAGTGACATTGGGTTGGTAACATTTCTCTTGAATATTCAGGAATGGTCAATATTCTAGTAGGTCACTAGAAAGCTCCTAGGTCAAAAACAGTAGAATGGTCAAGCACCAAAATACCTGAAGTGAAGAACGGATACTTTTGATTCATGCTCAAGCAGGCCACATGCTGTAATCGGGGTTGTCTTTCCAAGTGCACATAATTTTGAAGCAATGGCACTGGGCACTTCCCCGATATGCAGCCTAGCATACGAGCCAACTGGTATACAGTCATCCATGTTTTCTTGCTCCTTTGCTAAAGCTTTAGCAAGAACatgtttttgtgttctctttaAGTTATCAAATTGAAATATTCTGCCATAATCTTGTGGTAGAGATTCCTGATTTTCATTAAACAAGGTCAGATTTTTTTGGTTGTTAACTACaatgacttaattaaaaaaatttctccAAAATTCATGCACGTACTTTTGGATCCCATGAAGAAGTCCTAAAGGACTTGAGTCCTCGATATTTTGCAAACCGCTTCCTAGCAGGAACATCCATTGGTGTATCCACTTCATCCGGGAATTCTGCATCGAGAAAACTAGTTGGTTATAAGCGACAAACATGCATACAACTTCAGACACAGAAAGACCAACAACTAATCAATTTTGCACCAAAATTGCAATTGCAACAAATAAATACTAAACAGAACAAAAAGAAAAGCACCCTCATCTGCAGCATGTGCTTCTTTAAGTTCCTTAAGTTCATCTTCTATCTTCTCTCTTGTTATATTATCTGCCTcctgtaaaacaagaaaaaaattgagTGATGATGGTCCACATTAGGATCTATTGTCATCATTTAACCCAAAATTTAAACTAATGGATAGCTTTTGGTTTGATGAATTTCCCACACAATTCACCAGCAGTTTGCAAGTTTACATGATATAACATCATGCTCAAAAATATTGATTACAGTATCCAACATTGTTTAGTACACAACAGAAGTGTCttaatcaataaaattcattGTATAACCACTTAATAATATATTTGTTCAGCTATTCTTATTTGGACTTTACAAGGAATGCAAAATCCACATAATAATTAGATACAATTGGGCAGTTGGATTGATCCAAGTCATTGTCTATAAATAAATTATCTTCTCTCATCTGtacatacatgaattaaaagaaaTGTCTTTGGAAATTCAGAAAAAGTTAAGCAGACAGCCAGCTGGTGACAAGCATTACCATACTAGAACTTACTATATATGTGCACCATATAAACTATAAAGGAGACCAAAATCCATATTGATTACATATAAATGAGACAAAGGACAAGACAACCATTTTAGTGATGTGTCTTACCATCATCACTGAATCAATGTCAGTTTCTTCATCAGAATCTCCAAACCTAACCGATGCTCCATCACCATCAAATTCAGTGTACTCTTTTCCTTCTTGACCATCTTCGTTTTGATCCAACACCATACCATCATCTTCGTCATCACCATCTGACTCCTCTGCATCAGAGCCATCAACAATCCATGCAgcctaaaaacaaaaataaaatccaGGGATATTCAGTAagcaataatataaaataatctaaaaaatagtTAAACCAAGTTAGGACCTGATATTCAGAAGTGCCTCGGGGAACAGTCCTCTTTCGTGTCTTCTTTTTCTTAAGatcttcatcagccttagcaatTTCAGCCTCTGTTGGCCACGTCTAAGAATATGGAATGATGTCATATCCAAAAAATTGCAAGTTAATACATAAATAGaagcaaataaaaaattacaatttttacAAATGAGTAATACTGGAAACAGAATTGCATTATCTACCTGCTCCCCAGCAAGAGGATCAGGTTCATTCTCGACAATTAAAGCTTCCTGTTTTTCAGGATCTGGGGCCAGACAACCAATGACCTAGAACATTAAAAAGGAGGAAAATCCAGGAAGAAGGCAAATAAGCAGATATAAATGGTTAAGAAAAAATGAAAGGTCTACTTTAAAAAAGGAAGATCACAATATCTTGCATGAATAGCAGCTCTTCTTTTGGATGAAAAAAAGGGCCTGGGATACTGACTATCTCAatccaaatgaataaaaaaaaaagatattgttGCACATATTTATATTGACATGTTTACACCAATGGTTCTTAATCTATTAATTTTGACATAAAGATGGATGTCCATACCTCCACGTCATTCATTTCATCCAAATCCATTATGTCCTGATTTTTCCTTGAATTCAAAGGAAAAGGGTCCTTAAGAACTTCTATTTTGGACAATTGGAAATCTCCCGCACCTGTTACATGAACCTGACAAAATGAAAGTGAGATGGCAAATAAACCACAGCAATTATAATTGCAAATCCATGACATTGATGGCTACCAATTGATTCACTGAGAGGCTACGAGCACGAAGGTAGCCGGTTAAAAGGAGAGTGCATTTTTCTGAGTCGCCATCAGATGCTGCATCGACCTGTAATTCACGGTATACATTTACTCAATACCAAGAAATCCATGTATACTCATAGCAACAACCAACATCTGAATCAAATTACAAAAATGGCTAGAAAATATACATTTGATGATAGAGGGTATGAGGTAAGGTAGTTGAGTTAATACTCAACTAGAAAAATATAATGAATAACTCAAAATACGATTAAACAACAACATTAATCTTTTAAGAAAGACGATCGGCATGAATTCAAAACCTTTTGAGCCATGAGGTAAGGTCGTTGAGCTCTCCAATGGGGAACTTTGAGCCGCTGCTCTTTAAAGAGCCACAAGAACTGCAATTGTAAAAATAGAAGAAATGTTCAGCTTAGACCATCAAAATGAACTTACGTTTGACGATATGTTCAGTATATAGAATTATAAATTCAGAATTTTCTTGGAATAATGGATGAAATCATTACCTTGTGCAGCTCATCCTTGGTATCAGCTGGATAAAACTTACAATCCTCGGGAAATTCAGAGGCGAGACTAGATGTGCATAACTTCTTTAGTTCATTTCTTTGTTTCAGCTCAGTGGGAAGATCCTGGAGGCACAGAATAAAAGTTACCCCTAAATATTAACAACCAAATAATGTACAAACTCCTGTAAAAAATTACTTCATAAGTTCAGCACATAATATTAGCATTAACTTACTCGAATAAAGACAACAGTGCTTGGTAAGCCAAGAGACCTAAATACAGAAAGGCATTGATCTCCAAATGAATCAATGTAGTAAGAATCAGTCTCTTCAGATAAAGAATTTATCGAGGCCACAAAAGCCAGCAGATCAGCAACCTAAAATACAATGTGAAAAGTGTCAGGTATAAGCACCTATAGACTCATggattaagattaaaaaaattaaacaaaaatacctTGGCCATTTCCATACATGCCAGTAGATCACCATGAGGTGCTTTGAGTACCTGTAGCATATACCAAAATCAAAATTGATCAATACCACAATATCCTATCCATCACATCATTACTAATTTCTGGGGGAAAAGGGGAAGGAATCCATTATTACTGTAGTTCTAGTCCGGTAATCAGAAGAAGCAACTGTTCCTGACGACACCCCAGAAGACGATTCTTTAGAAAGTAACGACAACAGATCATCATTGAGTGAATCTAAATCCACAGAAGCAGAAAGTCCAAAGAGAACCTGCCATAGTTAAGTATCCATTATACAGTTATCATTGGGGATGGAAGATGGAATACAATAAGCCAAGTTCAAAAAAAAACACCAACAAATGTGCAATTCAGTAGGACAGAGTGTACAGTTTCACTCACAATTACTCGAGGAGGACTTCTCGATCCACTgagctctctcttttctttcaaaaCGGCAGCCCTCTTCTGGTCACGTATCTGTAAATTTAGCACCAAATGAGTGACTTTGGGAAAGAGAGTGTAGTGAGCATGGGAAAACATATACCTAAAAAGTTTTACACAAACATCAAATATTGAATTGCCACATCAACAGAAACAGTAGTCTTAACCACACACCATCTCAAAAGTAACACTACAAACCCAAGCATTTAATTGGATGATACCTTTATATTGTCAATGTCAATGCATAGCAACTTAAGCACATTGAAAAAACAAACTAATGGCATTATCATCTAATGCATTGTGATTGCAAAGTTACATAattccctaaaccctaaactttaatggaaaaataaaaagctcaaTTTAGAGAAGCCTTGTTCAAATTACAAATTTACAACTATAATTAGAGAAAATAATACCATTTTATTTCGCTGAATTCTTGCGGCACGAGCTCCCTTGCCGACATTGCGCTCAGTTTTGACAACCGCAATTCTATCTAAACAATCCCATTGGGAATCCAAACACAAATCATGGAAAAttaagaaaccaaaaaaaaaaaaaaagaaagccaaCAACAACACATAAAATCAATTATACAAAACCTTTAACAGAGGTTTTATGAACATTGCGAGAATGTTTTGAGGAGAAGCGTGACTTGTGAGCCTTATTGACTTGAACTCGCGACCCTCCCATGGTGGTCGCAGATGCTAGTTTTCAGACACAGTGATTCTAGGTTTGAAAGAAAAGCCAAAGTTTGAAGGAGGAAGCAAGTGACGAAAAACAAAGGACGGCGGCGACGGGCGGTGGTGGACGCACAACGGCGGTGGCGATAGGCGTAAGAGGTTTGGGTTTGAGGAGTGGCGGCAACTATGAGTAGGGTTTTAAGAGTTTACGAATGTCACTCctgttttattaaatataaataattaaatatattaaaattttgtgttttttataaaaaaaattatttataactttaatatttaaaatatatgttagttttattctaaatttaaatatacATGTATTTGATATATTAAATAAATCTATTTGTATAGTTTATTTAAATATGGGATAttatatttgaattaaattttaaataattaatttatcacattatttttatttttatggaactataaaatataaaaaataattgtataacGATTACTTTAACGGAAACAGTTGACCAATTGACGGGACAAATGTGAATCgtgattgattttaaatttttggaaggattaatttaatgaaaaaattCATTGGAGAATGAAAATGATGATCGACTCATGTTTAGAAGCTAATTTAACCATtaatcttatatattttttttaaatatggtagattatattttattaattattgaaaaataaaatataaagatgtcTAAAAATAAATATGGGAATTTTTCAAAAGCACTGCACTAAGAgtttgtttgggtgagtttttaaaaaaatatcttttttcgagttatctttttttaaaagattttatggaaaaataaaagtaattttatgtttaggtatctcatgcaaaaagatctttttatctatcaattatgtttgggtataacgatataaaagtacttttttgtttatttattagatgaaaaacatccttttttttaagagaaaaaagatcttttaaaaaaatgtaaattacagcttctcaaaaaagatttttttttttatttttctagtacttttacttttactactagaaatttatcaaacacgttaaaaaaaattcattgaaaaaaaaaatttttagcaaaATAATGGCATCCAAACAAGCACTAAAAGTGtcaaaaaacgaagaaaaatcttaaagaaaaaataatgataaatcaaattgaataaaACTAAAAGTTTGTTTTACGAAGAAGACGACCTAAACTGAGAATTCTTTAAATTTTACAGAGCAATTTAACAATTCTTTATATTTCATTAATCCTacattttacaccaaacacaatataAATACTTAATCGAGTTTCTGTCTCCTCGTCTAAGGTATTGAGCCTTAGAGATTCTTTAATCCGTTTTCAGTTTTTTTATAGGTTTGTTGCCaattgatttttacatgaacaaaAGTAATAGGCCTATTAGTTCTCAATTGGTTTGGTTCAATGGACCAATTTAGTCAGATTTTCAAATAgctgaaattgagagaaaaaAATTAGAATGAACCCACGTGATTTCCAATACTACAACATCATAATTATAGTTGATTAAGCATTGATTATTGCATATAATTTTATAGCTCGtcctttttttggtgactattatTATAGCTCATCCATTTGAACCACCACCCTTCAATCTTCACATTTGAGGTGCAAAATAATTTGTTTTATCATTCATAAATGTGCACATTACTTGCATGAAAAATGTTCGTAGTAAATGGGCATACTCAATGAATACATAATGTTTAGATGAACATGTATTAAACCTTATTAAGAATGGTTGTGGAAGATTTAATTATATGTACAAGGAACTTCATTTTCCCTATATCCTTTTGTGTAGTGCCTTGAGTTCTTCAACCTTGAAGCCAAATTGATATGAATAATGTATTGGAATCTTGAAAAGTTGGAAAATCATGATTAGCAATATCAATCTTCAGAGGCTGTTAAGCCAGCAATTTCTTTAAGTGGCTTCCACATAAACTTTCTCCTAATCATTGACACAAACATGACAAGTTAAGCAAATTCAATTCCTAGGAAACAATTTTTGCAGCAAAAAGCATGGCAATTTCTAAAGAAATCATCTAATCAAGAAAaaggtttaaaattgaaaaaataatcagGATAAAAAATGACTACACCTTATTCCTCAAATTAGAATTGGCTACTTTGATCAAATAATATCACACTTGTCgtataaataacaaaaagaagGATAACAATATATGAATATTTAAAAGTGAGAGTCAATTAAATGCTTAACAAAATCCAATAATAAAGGTTTATAATTCAACTataaaaaaaatgtcaaattctaagagtaagcatgaattaaaatcatttagggtgtgtttggtttatattttttctatttttatttttaatattttctgtctttagaatttatgaagaaaaataataataaaaataataaaattatgttttttatttttatctctttttttttcgtttttctctcatgttttctatttttacctctttttttcacaaaatttaaaatataaaatattaaaaataaaaaaataaactcttAAAATAGGTGTGGTTTACGTTTTCATTttcaatattttctattttaaaaaatttgtgaagaaaaagaaaatagtaaaaatattaaaattttattttttatttttacattataCTGTCTCTTTTTTtccgtaaaattataaaaacagaaaatcctaaaaaataaaaatacaaaccaacCGCACTCTAAGTTTAAAAAtgtgtttcttattttttatgaaaaaatagcctATATAAcgagtaaataattaaaaaaataaaaaaataaaaatcgaaaATCTTACCAGTTTCCACATTCAGCAATGACTCTCACATTAGGGCGAAGAGTTGGCAGCAGAGCAAGGAACTGCAATTCTGCCTTGGAGAGAACCTGTTATAGCCAAAAACAAAATTTACATAGAGAATTTCTTAATGGAGCTTGGAACACCATGTGCAACTATATATtggaaacatttcaagtgcaccGGAAATACTGGTGCTCCAGTTATTTTAATCgttgatttgaattataaaaaatatatataatatatattaattgcaatcaacggttaaaacaactggtaCACCGGTACTTCCCGGTGCACTTAAAATGTTCCCTATATATTATACTTGAAGCTATTAAGAATAGGTCATCATCTCTTaacaaaatctttctttttttttttttttacacaaatATATAAAGGGGGTATATTAACATGAATAAAACTGTTGGAATAATCCACACCTTAGCTTCAATTATCCACACAACTAGTCCTTTGGCctttggtggaagtgcttgtaatCTGTAATCAACTTCAGGTGGGAAATACCATCTTGCTATTGGTTGCTTCCCAATATGAGGCTAAACATTCATATCCAATATCAACATTATTCTAATGTAAGTTTGAGtattaacattaaagaaaaaattaaatcaaacacattCTCAACTTTGATGTAAAAAAACTTTTAATCAATCTATCAAAAATTTAGTGTAAGTTATAGACATATGTTATATTAGACAGATTAGTTATTGGTATCAAATTATCTAAACAATTTTACCTATTATTTCACATgttaattagtaataatatcgtacaattgtatattaattataattttgttgtCATAAAATTCGTAATTATAATCACAACTATAAGTACAAAATAAAAGTGAAGAAAGTCTTCATGTAAAGTTGTTAGTTAAAAGCTATTTGATGAATTGACATATTTGACAAAAGGTGAAAACTtatgtgcagtcgacttcacctgaagtGGATAACTAAGAAtcattagataatttgactgatttgactaaattttcatctaatagaagtcgactgcacctgaatatCCACCTTGATAAAATTGTTATCTAACAATTCTAAAATAACAATTTCATATTAAGATAACTGTACGTGAATTTTTACCCAAAGAAAAAAACACTTACCGGACAAACCGGGTAAACCTTGGTGAGGGTGGTTTCAGGATCGCCAAGGCCGCGAGCCGAGAGGTCAAGAAAGTAGTAGCCTTGTCGCCGGAGCCGCGACAAGTACCGGCCTTCATAACCACCTTCATGAGGAGAGTAAATTGCAAGTGCTTTGTGTTCTTCAACATCTGAAAGCCACTTTCCAAGATCAAGCTTCAACAAGTCCCCTCCTATGAAGTCCTCTATACCAATTCCATTACTATTACTACTACATTTCACACCAAAATTTACCATTTTGCCCTTGTTGCCAACTCCACCATgttttcttcctctccaacaaccCCCCATCATCACCCCAACGGTGTTATCATGAAATTTGGACATTGTAACATTGAAACATTTTGGTCCTCCATAACCATAATAACTCAAGCTAGCAACACTGCCTAACATTTTTGTGctaaagataaataattaattttctttttcaatgggGGTTGAGAACCATTGTATTTTTTTTCCCGGTGTGATGTAACATGAAAGAGAAAATATTATTGGTTAGAAGAACAAGAGTTTATGGCAAGATTATATATGGTGTGTGGTGTATGGTGTAGAAATGAGATAAAGTGATCAATGGCCGTGGCTTTTTGTCTTTAGTGAGTTGTAACCTTTAATTTGATTGTAGAGGAGCCTGGCTTCTTTGTGAATCCTTATTCCCTGCCCTTTATTTTCTCTGagggaaaataataataataataataataataataataataataataataataataataaattattattattattattattatgctattTTTCGGAAATTGGAGTGttagtttataaattttaaattttaacggcatatactaaaattattattagttaagtttttaaattttttattttaataaatatacaatatatatatatatatatatatatatatatttaaaaatttaagctttacatatttttttatgaaaatttttttataaatttttttaaaaaaaaaagatgtaaattataacttttttaaaaagatattcttTTAGTACTTATACTTTTAAGATTTttgtatataaattaaataaatgtattaTTTACGGATATAAATAATTTCCAGCGTTTTTACCAAATTGCATCGTATTACTTATTTTGTTTACACAGTAAACGAATTGATTTTGAATGTGCAAACGAAATAAGGTTGAAAATGTAGCGGTCGTATAACGTTTGCACACGTGTTGTGTAACGTTcctatttcgtttacagtgtaaacaaaataCACTCAACATTAattcgtttacaatgtaaacgaatAAGAGTAGGAACGCCTATATATAGGAGTTTCGTTCACAGCGCCACCAAAAGTAAAAAACTTTTCATTTTCTTCACTTTTCTCCCATTTTATCCTTCTCTGATCAAACCTACGAGTCACCTAAAGATTATGGTGCGCGCCGATCAACCTGATGCTGACATTAATAGGCTGAACGCCACGTGGCACATTACTGGAGCAGAGGACTTTGAGCTTAGACTTGTTTTTCGTTTAATGTTTATGTTAAATATGACATATGTTGCCATATTAGTTCTAGCAATATATTATTGTAAGTGGTTTGAAAGATCCAGTACGATGTTAGGAGAACTTTGACATGAATTTGGTAGGTAAAAATTTATTTGAGTTTGTTTTTAACTACCttagttataaaaaaaaaggTTACTTAGATATATTGGAAAACTTAATTATGTATGAATATGTACCTTATAAATTAGATGGAAAATAGATGTTGTTATTATTTGTTTAAGTGATTATGTTTGTTTACTTTAAATTACATAGACGTTGATgacgaaaaaaattaattcttccATAATAActactggcaagtgtaccggattgtatcaagtaataaaactcacaagagtgaggttgatcccacggggattaaaggattaagcaatcaatagtaagttgattattctagttagacaagcaTAGTTGGATGATAGGtgtaaaccccgttaaattagtaaataatttgtcaataaattagtttttaataaagaagattagaaatgtgaatattatattaaattaggatagagctcatcgaaacgagaatttcgacactaatttcaaagaaatcGGTCCAAGATTAGACCGAACAGGCCGAACCAGTTAAACTAGGCCCAAACTGGGCCCGTGTGCCCAACTGGAACAGCCTTTAAATGAGCTAAAGCTCATTAACTCTCCCAATTCAGCAACAGCGACGCTGAATGCAGCAGGGAGAAGAAAAAGGGTCTGAACCCTCGTTCCAAGTTCAAAGCGCCGTAACTTTCCGATCCGAACTCCGATCGCCGcatcgtttgcggccacgcaactaccgcgtcgagctctacgctTCTACCGGAGCAATTTTATTGGTAACTTGCTTATCTACCCTCAGCCTCTTCTTCCCCATTTTTTGGAAAATTAAGTGGAGATATTGAATTTCTTTactctttgatgttttaggatccaattaacttgaggaaaacgttcactcttgcttatgtgaaacatgggtaaggtgaggataccataattccattttaattttgctaaatttatattttgagtattaaattgggtaaaTATGcattataaatgtgtat
This window contains:
- the LOC112719848 gene encoding NAD(P)H-quinone oxidoreductase subunit N, chloroplastic is translated as MLGSVASLSYYGYGGPKCFNVTMSKFHDNTVGVMMGGCWRGRKHGGVGNKGKMVNFGVKCSSNSNGIGIEDFIGGDLLKLDLGKWLSDVEEHKALAIYSPHEGGYEGRYLSRLRRQGYYFLDLSARGLGDPETTLTKVYPVCPPHIGKQPIARWYFPPEVDYRLQALPPKAKGLVVWIIEAKVLSKAELQFLALLPTLRPNVRVIAECGNWRKFMWKPLKEIAGLTASED
- the LOC112719847 gene encoding uncharacterized protein, which codes for MGGSRVQVNKAHKSRFSSKHSRNVHKTSVKDRIAVVKTERNVGKGARAARIQRNKMIRDQKRAAVLKEKRELSGSRSPPRVIVLFGLSASVDLDSLNDDLLSLLSKESSSGVSSGTVASSDYRTRTTVLKAPHGDLLACMEMAKVADLLAFVASINSLSEETDSYYIDSFGDQCLSVFRSLGLPSTVVFIRDLPTELKQRNELKKLCTSSLASEFPEDCKFYPADTKDELHKFLWLFKEQRLKVPHWRAQRPYLMAQKVDAASDGDSEKCTLLLTGYLRARSLSVNQLVHVTGAGDFQLSKIEVLKDPFPLNSRKNQDIMDLDEMNDVEVIGCLAPDPEKQEALIVENEPDPLAGEQTWPTEAEIAKADEDLKKKKTRKRTVPRGTSEYQAAWIVDGSDAEESDGDDEDDGMVLDQNEDGQEGKEYTEFDGDGASVRFGDSDEETDIDSVMMEADNITREKIEDELKELKEAHAADEEFPDEVDTPMDVPARKRFAKYRGLKSFRTSSWDPKESLPQDYGRIFQFDNLKRTQKHVLAKALAKEQENMDDCIPVGSYARLHIGEVPSAIASKLCALGKTTPITACGLLEHESKVSVLHFSVKKNETYDLPIKSKEELLFHVGFRQFVGRPLFSSEYINTDKNKMERFLHPGRFSVASIYAPISFPPLPSIILKRTGEDVAPAVVAVGSLKSIDPDRIILKRVILTGYPQRVSKRKASVKHMFYNPEDVKWFKPVELYTKRGLRGRIKEPVGTHGAMKCLLNGVLEQRDTICMNLFKRAYPRWPNHHYAL